The region ATGATTTTCTTCCGGGTTACATTGTTTTACGATTATCAAACTATAGCATTTTCACATAACGTTATCGACTTtcagatatttatattttagcaaCTCAACTTTAATTTACCAGTAAAGGCTGGTAACCGAATGAATTCATGCGATAAATCCCTTACCTGGCTGACGGAAAAGCATACATTTTCCTAATTTTGCCGTAtcaattaaaagttattatccattttaaaataaagtattCTATCGTTGTATTTCACGTAAGCAGAAGTTCACCGACGATCATCTAGTAACCTAGCGTTAATGGTAAAATTAACATTTGATCACTCAAtatataagaatttaaaagtCAATAACCAATATAATCTagttttcgtaatttttttaatccattTTCTTGCATATAAAAGGAACAGAATGAATGTAAGTTCTGCTGACCTATCTTGAGGGGCGGCCTGAATAGCATTTTCAAAGTTAATCAAAGCTCTATCTGGATCATGATGCAGCTCCCAATCCAATTTAGCATACTTCATTAAAATCCCACCATTTTCAGGATCCGCCATTGTTGCTCGATGATAGTATTCCTCAGCTCCTTCAAGGTCCCCTTTTAACTGCAAATCAGAAAAAGGACAGAGCACAAAAATTCTGAGAAAATGATCAATAACCATCTACATTACACAAAAACTTATCGAGTCTTACATTTCAATATTTCATTAGCATTTCTGAATACGCTTCTAAAACTCGAGACTCTGTATCTATAATCTATTAACAAATACCATATTAAAGCAAAATCCTAAGGTTAATGCAAATATTGAGTATATGACCAACGCACTAGAGCTCAAATGGTACAAACGCTGAGGAGCATTCTGGCAAAGTCGTGAGTTCTATTCTTTCTACAAACGCTCTCCTCCCTgattacatatataaaaaaatagaaaataaaaatagaatgaaTCTATAATTACCTGCAAAAGATGAGCATAATTAGAAAGAACCAAAGGATGACAAGGAAATTCATCAACCATCCTCTTATAATACTCTTCATCGCCATTCTCATCAAAATTTGGCAAATTAAAGTCAAACCCAATTCTACCAAAGTCAACTCCATCAATCCCAAGGCCAGAAGCAAGATACATAGAAGGactaactggtccttcaactttcAAACTTTCTAGTCCTTCAACTTTTTCAACATTCATATTTTCTTGataatcttcttcttcaatcAATCCCATACCATTTTTACCAAAACTAAACTCTTTTTCACCAATTGTAATCTTTTTCATCAATTTTTCATCGTCTGCTCCattattttcttcattttcatcATTGTAAATTGAAAAAGAAGGCTCAGTTTGCAACATGGTGGTGgagtttcttgatttttttggtGTAATTAATCTTGATTTGGACAAAATAGTTTGATTAATGTCCTAATTAAGGTGGTAATTAGAAAAGTTGTAGGCTGTGAATTTGGATTAGTGGTGAGGTGTGGGATTAAAGGTGAGGTGATTAGCTTTGGCAGGAAGATAAGATGCATGTGATTCTTTGTTATTTAGGGTTGTGTCGGTGTACTAACTATTATTAGTTCCGGATCTCGGATCGGATCCTTACCACATCTGAGGATAACTTTTTTCTTCTGTCAGAACTCAATCTGTGATTACATTCAATCTTGAAGAATGACAATAATTGAAGCGGcgaggaaaaaaataaaaattcatttttttttagtaaaaagaaggatgagattttttttataaaaaagatggtttaatttttaaataaaaaatttgctatttttattttaattaataattttttgatcaaaggcatataatatatattacaaaatataatttaaacaatcaaaataatTACACGTATTTGTCcacctttttaacttttattctatatactaaacttttaaaattgtaaatagtaaattattttagaatttttagttttaattgtatttattgtttacattaatttttttattctaaaataacTTCATAAATATCCTTTATATTTGACACGTAATTTAGCAAATGccttatattttaaaagtagtAGAATTGCTACTATGTGCCAAATATGAAGGACATTTGAACTTTTCTTAAATGAAAAAACttcaaatctaaaaaataaatattaaattaaaaattaaaaaatagtgtaaaaatgacaattttaaaaatttaagatataAACATAAGAGTTAGAAGATGAAAATATTAggtgattaattttttaatatttatataataggataatttttttaataaatgtatgtttttttttcataaatagatctaatttaaattaattagttgttACGTATATATTATGTTAAATCAGTCTTAATTAATTTGCGCCGAGATTCGAAACCAAAATTTCATGCATTCGAAAGAACAAATCACTTCGGTTATGCCTCTAGCTAATAATtgtaggcttaatacatagtttgacccctgaacttgtactcttttacccatctaacctctaaatttaacgcctcacctatcgaacctcggaagttgttaaataattcgatttaacccctaaacttgataaatatgtaagtattgaacccttcgtgtgtccacctgtcacttgaaacgttctagaagaaattatgtacggaggggttaaatgtttacgtatttatcaaattcggggtcaaatcgggttatttaacaagttcaggggttcgataggtgagacgttaagtttggaggttagatgggtaaaagggtataaattcaggggtcaaactatatattcagCCAATAATTGTATGTTTGAGGTTTATCATTCATATGCATGTAATGAAGTTTAATTTACTTACACCTGTCTATAAGATACACATGTCCTTCATGTAACGTACACATCACAACCAATAGTaggaaatttattttcaaatctttCACAtgtgagaaatttttaggtagactcggtccaccacgtcatccgtggaccgAGTCAATAATATAACGCCAAATCATTTAATGATGCCACATCACTAAAATATTCATAAttgatattattaaatatttcaatttttttaggaaAGAAAAATCTTTCCTCTCTAATACGCAGCCCTATTTTCATCGTCATTCACTGTACAAGGTTAAACATGGCCATTAATTTTTGTCCAATTGGTTGATGCATCACTGTGTAAGGGGAATATTGTTGATTATGATGATAAAGCTATTGCTTTTATGTTTCTGTAAGGATTAAggtccattttatttttaaaattagccaTTATATACTTTTAAGGTGCTTGCAATTATTTTGCAGGAAACTAACGGAGGAGCTGCGTGAAGAAGCTTGATGTGGGTTTTTTGTGAAATTCTAATTGCACTAGTGGAAGAGAAAGAGCATGATGAATTatgttaatgaaaaaaaaataagatttgattattttttatttttttaagaggtgtttgtttaatattttctataacCATATTCAAGGTGTTTGTTGAAATGTATACaagaaaatatgattatttGGTATTGTTGTTCAACcatcataattaatttaactatctACATCATTAATAGTGATAGACGAATTATAGAACATGCTAAGAAATCATATGTCAAATAATTGGTGACTAATTTCAGCAGCTCAAGAGAAGCTAGCTctgctaaaattgaaaaacaatatGTTTTCTAATCCTCCATCAGTTTCAAAGTTCATTAACCCAACAGGTGGTGTTAACGCAGGAATTCTTATATGTATTAAAGAAACTTCTGTCTGTCTAAAATATGAACCTTTTGAATCAATATTGAAATAGAGAGTTTTGCAAATTAAAAAAGAGGGACCAATGATGAATATCAATTCTTGTAGTGTATTCTTGTTCagattttttatcatttatattttacaattaTATATGCTAGCTGCAGGAATGATTTTTGTGCTTGTAACCAATATATCAACTGAATGaccattttaattttgacaGATAAAATAGGACAAACTGGAAGAGAAGAATCGATGATAAACTGTTTAATAAGTAATTTGTAAACATATGCTTTACCATTTTTCGCTATTAAAAATGACTTTTAATTACTGAACTAAATCAGGCATTATATTTGTTACATGAGCATAATTGAATATAGTAGCAAAAACGTTTCAGTAATTTCGGGACCctctgataaaaataaaatcaattccacTAACATAGTTGGACATTccgataaaaaaatacaatcttAACTATTTCAGCAATATTAGAACAAATATTCAACATCAGAGAAGCTAATATTTCAACAACGGCACAAAAATGTTCTTCGTGAGCAATCCATGAATTCTATATCCTTTGAAAGTTTAAACtgcataaataaaaatgaaaacaacagTCAATTCTAGTACAAGGTAATTGAAATCAACAATAGCAACATAATTTAAGAgtgatttataaataaatatagacCAAAtgagtaaattatttttttattgttaccTGGGTAAGAATTTTCACATTCTTAAGTTATGAGACCTCCATTTGAAACTGGATTCCTATTAATTTGAGAAGTATCTTCCATCAAAATTGTATTCAAAgtcgaaaaaataaaataaaatgtaaataatatatcCATACCTCAtataaatcatttgaaaaaacACCTTGCAAATTAGAAGTGAATGGGAGATTTGATTCATCCATATTCAAGTTGATAAATGGATTCTAAATTAATAAGAAATGAGttagttttaaagtttatatataaatttataataaagtatgaaaaaaatttgtACCTGCTGTGAAGACATATTCCACGTAAAATCGGTAACTTCATTGGATATATTAGGCACATAACCATGACAAGATTGTacctatataaaatatgaatttattagaattaacaTTAATGAAACTAATGCACATGTTATACATGTATGCAGCAAAAAGTAACTTACAGGATGCAAATTGAGGTTCACAGATTGATTCAAAAGAGTTGGAAAGGCAGGTGGAATAGAAGCCATCTGAATTGTTGATGAAATAGTTGGAAAAACTTCTTGCCTAATATTGTCAGCTTTATCGAAATCAAGAGCTGTTTGCACTTTTTTTACCAACCAAGAATACATGAATTATAAACACAATAAGAACAAAtccataataaaaaatataaaaagtaatagTAATAATGTGATCATTTCTTACCTCTGCTTTTATCTGTGGATTTTTTCTGTgataattttttccttttttttttctctaaaaaacCTTTAAACCTTGCATTAGAAACTCCTTTGGTTTTAGCAATAGGAGGATCTAACACATGCTTTTCATTATTATCTCCATTACAGATGCTGCTACTTTTGCAATTCTTCTTGT is a window of Mercurialis annua linkage group LG2, ddMerAnnu1.2, whole genome shotgun sequence DNA encoding:
- the LOC126668873 gene encoding uncharacterized protein LOC126668873 → MLQTEPSFSIYNDENEENNGADDEKLMKKITIGEKEFSFGKNGMGLIEEEDYQENMNVEKVEGLESLKVEGPVSPSMYLASGLGIDGVDFGRIGFDFNLPNFDENGDEEYYKRMVDEFPCHPLVLSNYAHLLQLKGDLEGAEEYYHRATMADPENGGILMKYAKLDWELHHDPDRALINFENAIQAAPQDSHVLAAYASFLWEIDGDGEEYRSHTQVEDFKTSAQLPPTADHGDDKSCNFEEYYKKRVEEHPTNSLVLRNYAQFLYQSKRDLQGSEEYYSRAMLADPDDGEIKSQYAKLVWEVHRDGDKASSYFEQAVQASPQNSHVLGAYARFLWETEEDEEDSAEAIHPENSVKL